The Ruminococcus bovis genome includes a region encoding these proteins:
- a CDS encoding ABC transporter permease, whose protein sequence is MTAILKKELSSYFTSAIGYVVMAVYYFFAGLFFYFYCIVGNSKDMASLFSNMFMITVLVIPIITMKTFSEEKKQKTDQALLTSPLGLGEIVAGKFFGSLIMFICCVGIYVLFALTLTFYSAPDWSVFLGNLLGTIILGAAMISIDIFISSLTESMIISAIVSMCFGLVIFFIDSISQLISVSWISTAISSISFVDHYSNFTKGILSVADTVFFLSIIALFNFLTLRVLEKRRWS, encoded by the coding sequence ATGACAGCTATTTTAAAGAAAGAATTAAGTTCATATTTTACCTCTGCAATCGGATATGTTGTAATGGCAGTTTATTATTTCTTTGCAGGGTTATTCTTCTACTTCTACTGTATAGTAGGAAATAGCAAAGATATGGCAAGTTTATTCTCAAATATGTTTATGATTACAGTTCTTGTAATTCCAATTATTACAATGAAAACTTTTTCAGAAGAAAAGAAACAGAAAACCGATCAGGCTCTTTTAACATCTCCGTTAGGACTTGGAGAGATTGTTGCCGGTAAGTTCTTCGGTTCACTGATTATGTTTATCTGTTGTGTTGGCATTTATGTTTTATTTGCACTAACACTTACTTTCTACAGTGCACCTGACTGGTCAGTATTTTTAGGTAATCTACTTGGCACAATTATCTTAGGTGCTGCAATGATTTCTATTGATATTTTCATTTCTTCATTAACAGAAAGTATGATTATTTCTGCTATTGTCAGTATGTGTTTTGGTCTTGTAATCTTCTTTATAGACAGCATTTCTCAGCTAATCTCTGTATCTTGGATTTCAACTGCTATTTCCAGTATTTCATTTGTTGACCATTACTCAAACTTTACTAAGGGTATTTTAAGTGTTGCAGATACTGTATTCTTCCTATCAATTATTGCACTATTTAATTTCTTAACACTTAGAGTACTTGAAAAAAGACGCTGGAGCTAA
- a CDS encoding ABC transporter ATP-binding protein, protein MVEIKNLVKQYGDIKAVNDISFTVNDGEILGFLGPNGAGKSTTMNIITGYISSTSGTVTINDSEILKDPKGAKSQIGYLPELPPLYMDMTVRKYLEFMFSIKKVKLPKKAHIDEVLAVTKLTDHQSRIIRNLSKGYRQRVGLAQALLGNPPVLILDEPTVGLDPSQIREFRSLIRGLGKKHTVIFSSHILSEVSAICDRIVVINQGQVVADTKTSELSKAITGKSTLTLEVEGTVASVTTALKNVHGVQKITVERQSAENTNVYNIEHESGVDIRKGVFNAMVNNKSVILTMNEGGMSLEEAYLKLTSKPVSKGGKK, encoded by the coding sequence ATGGTTGAAATCAAAAACCTTGTAAAGCAGTATGGCGACATCAAGGCAGTAAACGACATTAGCTTTACTGTTAATGATGGTGAGATACTAGGCTTTCTTGGTCCAAACGGTGCCGGTAAAAGTACAACTATGAATATTATCACAGGGTACATTTCTTCTACAAGTGGCACAGTAACCATAAACGATTCAGAAATTTTGAAAGATCCAAAGGGTGCAAAGTCCCAGATTGGTTATCTTCCGGAACTGCCACCACTTTATATGGATATGACAGTTAGAAAATATTTGGAGTTTATGTTCTCTATTAAGAAAGTAAAACTTCCTAAGAAGGCTCATATTGATGAAGTTCTTGCAGTTACTAAGTTAACTGACCATCAGTCAAGAATTATCCGTAACCTATCAAAAGGTTATCGTCAGAGAGTAGGTCTTGCTCAGGCATTACTTGGCAATCCACCTGTACTTATTCTTGATGAACCTACTGTTGGTCTTGACCCTTCACAGATTAGAGAATTCAGAAGTCTGATTAGAGGTCTAGGCAAGAAACACACAGTTATCTTTTCTTCACATATTCTTTCAGAAGTTTCAGCAATTTGTGACAGAATCGTTGTTATCAATCAAGGTCAGGTTGTTGCCGATACAAAAACATCAGAACTTTCAAAGGCTATTACCGGTAAGTCAACACTTACTCTTGAAGTTGAGGGTACTGTAGCTTCCGTTACAACTGCTTTAAAGAATGTTCATGGTGTACAGAAAATTACTGTTGAAAGACAAAGTGCAGAAAACACAAATGTATATAACATTGAACATGAAAGTGGTGTTGACATTAGAAAAGGTGTTTTCAATGCTATGGTTAACAACAAGTCAGTTATCCTTACTATGAACGAGGGTGGTATGAGTCTTGAAGAAGCATACCTAAAGCTAACATCAAAACCTGTATCAAAGGGAGGTAAAAAGTAA
- the spoVAE gene encoding stage V sporulation protein AE — translation MDYLKAFVVGGLICVVGQILIDKTKLTPARILTSFVVIGVLLGAVGLYKPLVDFAGSGATVPLSGFGYNLYKGVKEAISEDGWLGIFTGGATASAGGIAGAIFFGFLAGLLGKPQEKS, via the coding sequence ATAGATTACCTAAAAGCATTTGTTGTTGGTGGGCTTATTTGTGTTGTTGGTCAAATATTAATTGACAAAACAAAATTAACACCGGCAAGAATTTTAACTTCCTTTGTTGTAATCGGTGTACTTCTTGGTGCAGTAGGGCTATACAAGCCTTTAGTTGACTTTGCCGGTAGTGGTGCAACTGTACCTTTATCGGGCTTTGGGTACAATTTATACAAAGGTGTAAAGGAAGCGATTAGTGAAGACGGATGGCTTGGAATATTCACAGGTGGTGCTACTGCATCTGCCGGTGGAATAGCCGGTGCTATATTTTTCGGTTTTTTGGCAGGATTACTGGGAAAACCTCAGGAAAAATCCTAG
- a CDS encoding ribosome maturation factor RimP has translation MANKKGNNTAGMVWEIAEPIAKDLGLQLWDVRYVKEGAQWYLRVIIDKEDGVGIDDCEKMSRALDAPLDEKEIGQNQYILEVSSPGIERELVREEHFDQFIGADVMVKMIRPIEGIGKEFKGKLKSADKQTVTITDHSDENEITINKKDTVYIKLDDFDF, from the coding sequence ATGGCAAACAAAAAAGGTAACAATACTGCCGGAATGGTATGGGAAATTGCAGAACCTATTGCAAAAGATTTAGGGCTACAACTTTGGGATGTTCGCTATGTTAAAGAAGGTGCACAGTGGTATCTTAGAGTAATCATTGACAAAGAAGATGGTGTAGGCATTGACGATTGTGAGAAAATGTCCAGAGCCTTAGACGCTCCTCTTGATGAAAAAGAGATTGGTCAGAACCAATACATTCTGGAGGTTAGTTCTCCCGGTATTGAGAGAGAACTTGTTCGTGAAGAACATTTTGACCAATTTATCGGTGCTGATGTAATGGTTAAGATGATTAGACCTATTGAGGGTATCGGTAAGGAATTTAAGGGCAAACTTAAATCTGCCGATAAACAAACTGTTACAATTACAGACCACAGTGATGAAAACGAAATTACTATCAATAAAAAAGATACAGTTTATATTAAACTGGATGACTTTGATTTTTAA
- the nusA gene encoding transcription termination factor NusA → MNNKALFEALRSLEQEKGISMDAMITQISKAIVIACKNNYGGNDDVEISMVPEKNSFDVKLNKEVVEEVFDPDYEISLEDAQKIKKSATIGDKVAISLDPKNLGRIAVQTARSVIRQGIRDGEKGQMLAEFQSKQQEIVTAKVERIDPVSGGITIRIGKAEAVLPKSEQIGDETFKEGDLIKVYIVDVRTTDRGPRAFISRTHPDFVKRLFETEVPEIFDGVVEIKSVSREAGSRTKMAVYSNDKTIDAVGSCIGAKGARVNTIVEELGGEKIDIVEWSEDPAKFIAASLSPATVIKVVIEDLEGKSCRVTVPDNQLSLAIGNKGQNARLAAKLTGWKIDIRPESGFFGEDEETEDEVLIDNTEDTTPEEVENIATETEEVEETAAEEPTEEVPVVEMNVDSFIDDILRTGNEE, encoded by the coding sequence ATGAATAATAAGGCATTATTTGAGGCATTAAGATCTCTAGAACAAGAAAAAGGCATTTCTATGGATGCTATGATTACACAAATTTCTAAGGCTATTGTTATTGCTTGTAAGAATAACTACGGTGGCAATGATGATGTTGAAATCTCTATGGTACCTGAAAAGAATAGCTTTGATGTTAAGCTAAACAAAGAAGTAGTTGAAGAGGTATTTGACCCTGACTATGAAATTTCTCTTGAAGATGCTCAGAAAATTAAGAAGTCAGCTACTATCGGTGACAAGGTGGCAATTTCACTTGACCCTAAGAACCTAGGTAGAATTGCAGTACAGACTGCTCGTTCAGTTATCCGTCAGGGTATTCGTGATGGTGAAAAGGGTCAGATGCTTGCTGAATTCCAGTCAAAGCAACAGGAAATTGTTACTGCTAAGGTTGAGAGAATCGACCCTGTTTCAGGTGGTATTACAATCAGAATCGGTAAAGCAGAAGCAGTTCTACCTAAGTCAGAACAGATTGGTGACGAAACCTTTAAGGAAGGGGACCTAATCAAGGTTTATATCGTTGATGTGAGAACAACAGACAGAGGTCCTAGAGCATTTATCTCAAGAACTCACCCTGACTTTGTTAAGAGATTATTTGAAACAGAAGTTCCTGAAATTTTTGATGGCGTTGTAGAAATCAAGTCAGTTTCAAGAGAAGCAGGTTCCAGAACAAAGATGGCAGTTTATAGCAATGACAAGACTATTGATGCAGTTGGTTCTTGTATCGGTGCTAAGGGTGCCAGAGTTAACACTATTGTTGAAGAACTTGGTGGAGAAAAGATTGACATTGTTGAATGGTCAGAAGACCCTGCAAAGTTTATTGCAGCTTCCCTATCTCCTGCAACTGTTATTAAGGTTGTTATTGAAGATTTAGAAGGAAAATCTTGCAGAGTTACTGTTCCTGACAACCAGCTTTCACTTGCTATCGGTAACAAGGGTCAAAACGCAAGACTTGCAGCTAAACTAACAGGCTGGAAGATTGATATTCGTCCTGAAAGCGGTTTCTTCGGTGAAGATGAAGAAACAGAAGATGAAGTTCTAATTGATAACACAGAGGACACTACTCCTGAAGAAGTTGAAAACATTGCAACTGAAACTGAAGAAGTAGAAGAAACTGCAGCAGAAGAACCAACAGAAGAAGTTCCTGTTGTTGAAATGAATGTTGACAGCTTTATTGATGACATTTTACGCACAGGTAACGAGGAATAA
- the rnpM gene encoding RNase P modulator RnpM, with amino-acid sequence MKTKKVPMRKCSGCGNMFPKKELVRVVKAPDKKDSDGNIVEKGEVSLDLTSKKSGRGAYVCKNVQCLQKARKTKRIDRSLDTVIPSEIYDQMEKEIADE; translated from the coding sequence GTGAAAACAAAGAAAGTTCCAATGAGAAAATGTTCCGGTTGTGGAAATATGTTTCCGAAGAAAGAACTGGTTAGGGTTGTAAAAGCTCCTGACAAAAAAGACAGTGACGGTAATATAGTAGAAAAAGGTGAAGTTTCTCTTGACCTTACTTCTAAGAAATCCGGAAGAGGTGCTTATGTCTGCAAAAATGTTCAGTGCCTACAAAAAGCCAGAAAAACTAAGAGGATTGACCGTTCATTAGATACAGTCATTCCTTCAGAAATTTATGACCAAATGGAGAAGGAAATTGCAGATGAATGA
- a CDS encoding L7Ae/L30e/S12e/Gadd45 family ribosomal protein: MNDRLLSILGLCRRAGKIVIGTDPVIESVTTGKSFIVLMTKDFSANSKKNILKASNNSSVKTFVINRTKDELGMAIGKYCAVVSITDRGFSDKIQELILKEQEQEE; this comes from the coding sequence ATGAATGACAGATTACTTTCTATTTTGGGCTTATGCAGACGAGCAGGTAAAATTGTAATTGGCACAGACCCGGTTATTGAGTCTGTTACAACCGGAAAATCTTTTATTGTTCTTATGACAAAGGATTTTTCAGCCAACAGTAAGAAAAACATCCTGAAAGCCTCTAATAACAGTTCAGTTAAAACTTTCGTTATTAACAGAACTAAGGATGAGTTAGGTATGGCAATCGGCAAGTATTGTGCAGTTGTCAGCATAACAGACAGAGGTTTTTCTGATAAAATTCAAGAGTTAATCTTGAAAGAGCAAGAACAGGAGGAATGA
- the infB gene encoding translation initiation factor IF-2 — protein MMIKYKVNEVAKDLGVNSKKVIEVLDKYCGVQKKTTTTLEENELNVVFDYFTQDKNLDNLDAYYAKRNAGIEEAEKKKDEEKKKRKEEHKRQKAEQAKKQGKAPAQQEKEHQAPRRKESRVIDTSAVVVNVDKYNEKYDNMADSKMNRSDRNKSQVKKQKINQRSQQRKKRQGKRETEQERLKRIAAERKAKPITVQIPEEIVVQELASRLKATVAEVVKKAFLMGTMVTATDTIDFDTASLIAMEFHAKVEKEVVVTIEEQIIDDTEDDDANLVPRAPVVVVMGHVDHGKTSILDVIRHANVTSSEAGGITQHIGAYRVQVNGKDITFLDTPGHEAFTTMRARGAMATDIAILVVAADDGIMPQTVEAINHAKAAGVSVVVAINKMDKPGANPENVKQQLTEYELVPEEWGGDTPCIPVSAKTKEGIPDLLEMVLLIAEMKELKANPDRQAKGCVIEARLDKGRGPIATMLVQNGTLHQGDIVVAGTAVGRVRAMTNDRGRKVKEAGPSVPVEITGLDEVPQGGDIFNAVSDERLARQLVEQRKAKAKEELFNSRTKVTLDNLFDQMKQGEMKELQIIVKADVQGSVEAVRQSLEKLSNDEVRVNVIHGGVGAINESDVMLANASNAIIVGFNVRPDATAVANAERESVDIRLYSIIYNCIEEIESAMKGMLAPKTREVVIGNAEIRNIIRIKSVGVVAGSYVKNGTIKRNAQVRVIRDGVVIADDTIASLQRFKDAVKEVNEGYECGICLEKYNDLREGDIFEVYEIQEYRED, from the coding sequence ATGATGATTAAATATAAGGTTAATGAGGTTGCTAAGGACCTTGGCGTTAACAGTAAGAAAGTTATCGAAGTGCTTGATAAATATTGTGGCGTACAGAAGAAAACTACAACTACTCTGGAAGAAAATGAGCTAAATGTTGTTTTCGATTACTTTACTCAGGACAAAAATCTTGATAACTTAGATGCTTACTATGCAAAGAGAAACGCAGGTATTGAAGAAGCAGAAAAGAAGAAAGACGAAGAAAAGAAAAAGAGAAAAGAAGAACATAAACGCCAAAAAGCCGAACAAGCTAAAAAACAGGGCAAAGCTCCTGCACAACAAGAGAAAGAACACCAAGCTCCTAGAAGAAAGGAAAGCCGTGTTATTGATACATCAGCAGTTGTTGTTAATGTTGATAAATACAACGAAAAGTACGACAATATGGCTGACTCTAAGATGAACAGAAGTGACAGAAATAAAAGTCAGGTTAAGAAGCAGAAGATTAACCAACGTTCACAGCAGAGAAAGAAAAGACAAGGTAAGAGAGAAACAGAACAGGAAAGACTAAAGAGAATTGCAGCAGAAAGAAAGGCAAAGCCTATTACTGTTCAGATTCCTGAGGAAATTGTTGTTCAGGAACTTGCTTCTCGTCTAAAGGCTACTGTTGCCGAAGTTGTTAAGAAAGCATTCTTAATGGGTACAATGGTTACTGCTACAGATACTATTGACTTTGATACTGCTTCTCTAATTGCTATGGAATTCCATGCAAAGGTAGAGAAAGAAGTTGTTGTTACAATCGAAGAACAGATTATTGATGACACAGAAGATGATGATGCAAATCTAGTACCAAGAGCTCCGGTTGTTGTAGTTATGGGTCATGTTGACCATGGTAAAACATCTATCCTTGATGTTATCCGTCATGCAAATGTTACATCTTCCGAAGCCGGTGGTATTACTCAGCACATTGGTGCTTACAGAGTTCAGGTTAACGGCAAGGATATTACATTCCTAGATACTCCGGGTCATGAAGCATTTACAACAATGCGTGCAAGAGGTGCAATGGCTACAGATATTGCTATTCTTGTTGTTGCTGCCGATGATGGTATTATGCCACAGACAGTAGAAGCTATTAACCACGCTAAGGCTGCCGGTGTTTCTGTTGTTGTTGCTATTAACAAGATGGATAAACCGGGTGCTAACCCAGAAAATGTAAAACAACAGCTAACTGAATATGAACTTGTACCTGAAGAATGGGGTGGTGATACACCTTGTATTCCTGTTTCTGCAAAGACTAAGGAAGGTATCCCTGATCTACTTGAAATGGTACTTCTAATTGCTGAAATGAAGGAACTAAAGGCTAACCCTGACCGTCAGGCAAAGGGTTGTGTTATTGAAGCAAGACTTGATAAGGGTAGAGGTCCAATCGCTACAATGCTTGTACAGAACGGTACACTTCACCAAGGTGATATTGTTGTTGCCGGTACTGCAGTTGGTAGAGTTAGAGCAATGACTAACGATAGAGGCAGAAAAGTTAAGGAAGCAGGTCCATCAGTTCCTGTTGAAATTACAGGTCTTGATGAAGTTCCACAGGGTGGCGACATTTTCAATGCCGTTTCTGATGAAAGACTTGCTCGTCAGCTTGTTGAACAGAGAAAAGCTAAGGCTAAGGAAGAACTATTTAATTCAAGAACTAAGGTTACACTTGATAACCTATTTGACCAGATGAAACAAGGCGAAATGAAAGAACTTCAGATTATCGTTAAGGCTGATGTTCAGGGTTCTGTTGAAGCAGTTAGACAGTCACTTGAAAAGCTATCTAATGATGAAGTAAGAGTTAATGTTATCCACGGTGGTGTTGGTGCTATTAACGAAAGTGATGTTATGCTTGCTAATGCAAGTAATGCAATCATTGTTGGCTTTAATGTTAGACCTGATGCTACTGCAGTAGCAAATGCAGAGAGAGAATCTGTTGATATTCGTCTATATAGCATTATTTATAACTGTATTGAAGAAATTGAATCAGCTATGAAGGGTATGCTTGCTCCTAAGACAAGAGAAGTTGTAATCGGTAATGCTGAAATCCGTAACATTATCAGAATCAAGAGTGTTGGTGTTGTTGCCGGTTCTTATGTTAAGAACGGTACTATCAAGAGAAATGCTCAGGTTAGAGTTATTCGTGACGGTGTTGTTATTGCTGATGATACAATCGCTTCACTACAGAGATTTAAGGATGCAGTTAAGGAAGTAAACGAAGGTTATGAATGTGGTATTTGCCTAGAAAAATACAACGACCTTCGTGAAGGTGATATTTTTGAAGTGTATGAAATTCAGGAGTATCGTGAAGACTAA
- the rbfA gene encoding 30S ribosome-binding factor RbfA — translation MSGHRIDRTTEDIKRELTDIFKSVKDPRVADCFISIIRVEVTNDLSYCTVYFSVIEGMERAKEALKGLKSATGYIRRELGHRLHLRHTPELIFKATDSIEYSANISRILNDLDIKEDEDQDEA, via the coding sequence ATGTCAGGACACCGAATTGATAGAACAACTGAAGATATTAAAAGAGAACTAACTGATATTTTTAAGTCAGTAAAAGACCCTAGAGTTGCCGATTGCTTTATTTCTATTATCAGAGTTGAGGTTACTAATGACCTTAGCTATTGCACAGTATATTTCAGTGTAATTGAAGGTATGGAAAGAGCAAAGGAAGCACTAAAGGGACTGAAATCTGCTACAGGTTATATCAGAAGAGAACTTGGTCACAGACTTCATTTGCGTCATACTCCGGAGCTTATCTTTAAGGCTACCGATAGTATTGAATACAGTGCTAACATTAGCCGTATTCTAAATGACCTTGATATTAAAGAAGATGAGGACCAAGATGAAGCTTGA
- a CDS encoding DHH family phosphoesterase, producing MKLDNVAKILQEKNNIEILTHHYPDGDTLGSAYGLCKALQDMGKNARVILSGKAATKFDYLKDGVKENSFTPEFIMSVDVAAPQLLGDNEESYSNKIQLCIDHHGSNSLGVEDSYIDATAASTCEIIFDLINLMNVKITKEIANCLYTGVSTDTGCFMYTNTTAKTHMIAAKLIECGADFAVINRAMFETKTKQKLALERMVYDTLDYYYDGKLAIIYTTLAMQDKLNLGDDQMEGLASIPRQIDGVKMGITIREKQDNVFKISVRTNGDTDACEFCKKFGGGGHKAASGCAINGTLESVKQQLIDAAKEILQ from the coding sequence ATGAAGCTTGATAATGTAGCTAAAATTTTACAAGAAAAAAATAATATTGAAATTTTAACTCACCATTATCCTGATGGAGATACCCTAGGTTCTGCTTATGGTCTTTGTAAGGCTTTACAAGATATGGGCAAAAATGCAAGGGTAATCCTTAGTGGTAAGGCTGCTACAAAGTTTGATTATCTAAAAGATGGAGTAAAGGAAAATTCCTTTACTCCGGAATTTATTATGTCTGTTGATGTAGCAGCACCTCAGCTTTTGGGGGATAATGAGGAAAGTTATAGCAACAAAATTCAGTTATGTATTGACCACCATGGCAGTAATTCTTTAGGTGTAGAGGATAGTTATATTGACGCTACAGCAGCATCTACTTGTGAGATTATCTTTGACTTAATCAACCTAATGAATGTAAAGATTACTAAGGAAATTGCAAACTGCCTATATACAGGTGTCAGTACAGACACAGGTTGCTTTATGTACACAAATACTACTGCAAAAACTCATATGATTGCAGCAAAACTAATTGAATGTGGTGCTGATTTTGCAGTTATCAACAGAGCAATGTTTGAAACCAAAACAAAGCAGAAACTTGCCCTTGAAAGAATGGTTTATGATACTTTGGACTATTACTATGACGGCAAACTTGCTATTATTTACACCACCCTTGCAATGCAAGATAAGCTAAACTTAGGTGATGACCAAATGGAAGGTTTGGCATCAATTCCTAGACAAATTGACGGTGTAAAGATGGGCATTACTATTAGAGAAAAACAGGATAATGTATTTAAAATTTCTGTTAGAACTAACGGTGATACCGATGCTTGTGAATTCTGCAAAAAGTTTGGTGGTGGTGGCCACAAGGCTGCCTCAGGTTGTGCAATTAACGGAACACTTGAAAGTGTAAAACAACAACTTATTGATGCAGCGAAAGAGATACTACAATGA
- the truB gene encoding tRNA pseudouridine(55) synthase TruB, producing the protein MNGVIVINKPMDFTSFDVVAVMRKALGIKKIGHLGTLDPNATGVLPLVVGNGTKAQDLITNHDKGYVATFQFGKKTDTLDIWGKVLKEEKTSFTTEEVKEKLKDFQGEIYQLPPMYSAIQINGQRLYDLARAGKTVEREKRKVTVYSIELLDFDEENQSGKLEIKCSKGTYIRTIIDDLGESLGSCAVMTSLIRTEACGFTLEDAIDLQRARELEDFTPYIKSVESLFMNYGYVKITEPQARRFSNGGALDKNRTYLEKMQPKEDTILRVRDNNNQFIGLGIVKGDELKIYKLFKTN; encoded by the coding sequence ATGAACGGTGTAATTGTAATAAACAAGCCAATGGACTTTACTTCATTTGATGTTGTGGCAGTAATGAGAAAAGCCCTTGGCATTAAGAAAATCGGTCATTTAGGTACACTTGACCCTAATGCTACAGGTGTACTTCCTCTAGTTGTAGGAAACGGCACAAAGGCTCAGGACTTAATTACCAATCACGATAAAGGCTATGTGGCTACCTTTCAATTTGGAAAGAAAACCGATACCCTAGACATTTGGGGTAAGGTACTAAAGGAAGAAAAAACCTCTTTCACTACAGAGGAAGTTAAGGAAAAACTAAAAGATTTTCAAGGCGAAATCTATCAGCTACCACCTATGTACTCAGCTATTCAGATAAACGGTCAGAGACTTTATGACTTAGCAAGAGCAGGTAAAACTGTTGAAAGAGAAAAAAGAAAAGTAACAGTTTATTCCATAGAACTTCTTGATTTTGATGAAGAAAATCAAAGTGGTAAGTTGGAAATCAAGTGTAGCAAAGGCACATACATAAGGACAATTATTGATGACCTTGGTGAAAGTTTAGGTTCTTGTGCAGTTATGACTTCACTTATTAGAACCGAGGCTTGTGGCTTTACCCTTGAAGATGCAATTGACTTGCAGAGAGCTAGGGAACTAGAGGACTTCACACCGTACATTAAAAGTGTGGAAAGTCTGTTTATGAACTACGGTTATGTGAAAATTACAGAACCACAGGCAAGAAGATTCTCTAACGGTGGTGCATTGGATAAGAATAGAACTTACCTTGAAAAAATGCAACCTAAAGAGGACACAATCCTAAGAGTTAGGGATAACAATAATCAGTTTATCGGCTTAGGTATCGTTAAAGGTGACGAACTAAAAATTTATAAACTTTTCAAAACAAATTAG